DNA from Demetria terragena DSM 11295:
ATCTTCCTACTCACCCAGGAGATCCCGTACAACTTTGGTGTCGTCACCCAGTTGCTGAACGAAACGAACTTCGACTTCAAACGGTTCAACACCAGTTCGGTACGAAACATCTACTCGCCCGATGTTCGCTGTGCCAACGAGCTGATCGTGGATCAGATCGCCAAGCGACTAAGACAGGACCCACTGCAGTTCCGCCTCCGCCACGCGAAGAGCAAGGTCGTGCGCGGTGTCCTCGAAAAAGTTGCCGAGATGGGCGATTGGGGACGGTCGATGCCGGCCGGAACGGCGCAGGGTATTGCGGTCCACAAGGAGTACAAAGGTGCGACCGCCGTCCTTGTCGAGATCGACTGCCGGCCGGAGACGGTCAACCGGAAGGTGCGCGATGCCGTGACCGGTCCGCGTGTGACCAAGGCGTACGTCGCAGCGGATGTCGGTCTGTGCATCAACCCATTGGGCGTCAAGGCCCAGATGATGGGCGGATTCATGGACGGTATGGGTCAGGCGCTGACCTACAGCAACCACCTCAAGGACGGACACTTCCTGGAGGCGAGCTGGGATAACTCGGCCTACGCCCGCCAGTGGAACACCCCGTTCGAGTTCAACTGCGAGATCGTCGACTCGGGGAGCAAGAACCCCGGAGGTGTCGGGGAGGCTGGAGTCGCCGCATCGATGGCTGCCACAGCCTGTGCCTACGGCCGTGCGGTCGGCAAGATGCCGACCGAGTTCCCGATCAATTTCCGAGATGAACTGCACTTCGAGCCGAAGTCGTTCACGCCATCCGTACCCGCGGCGCCCACCGACGGCCTGCAGTTCACCTACTGAGGAAGCGACCATGCCAACGCATACATTCAAGCTCAACGGCGAAAAGGTCACCGTCGACGTCGAAGACGACGTGCGCCTCCTGTGGGTGCTGCGTGACGTTCTCGGGGTCACCGGCCCTAAGTACGGCTGCGGGATCAACGTCTGCAAGGCCTGCACCTCCCACTTCAACGGGAAGGCCTTCAACCCGTGCTCGGTGCCGATCGACAAGATCTCTGAGGACGACGAGATCACCACGATTGAGGGCCTTGCTGACACCACGCCCGGTGAGGGACTGCACCCCATGCAGGACGCCTGGATTGAGGAAGATGTCGCCCAGTGCGGCTACTGCCAGCCGGGCCAGATCATGGCGGCCGTGGCGCTGGTGAACAAGGTTAAGAAGGAAGGCCGAGCCATCTCCGAAGCCGACCTCGACACCATTCGCAACGTCTGTCGATGCGGCACCTACCCGAGGATTCGTGACGCCATCCGTCGGGGCGAAAAGCAGATGTCGTAGCCCGACATCCCAGATGCAGGAATGCCCGGAGGGGTGCCAGAGCGGCTCCTCCGGGCATTCGTGTACGTCAGGGCGCAAAGAAGCGTCGTACGATCGAGTGAATGACCACACCCTCGGACCCGCGGCTTCGCACGCTCACGTCGCTGCGGCAGGTCCGCGACCTGATGGATCGCCGTTATGCCGAGCCTCTCGATGTGGAGGCCCTCGGGCGGGCAGTTCATCTGTCGGCCGGGCACCTCAGCCGGGAATTCAAGGCAGCCTATGGAGAGTCGCCATACTCCTACCTGATGACACGGCGAGTCGAGCGCGCAATGGCCCTCCTGCAGCGTGGGGACCAGACCGTGACCGAGGTGTGTTTCGCGGTGGGGTTCTCCTCGCTGGGAACATTCAGTACCCGGTTCTCTGAACTTGTCGGGATGCCCCCGAGTGAATATCGGCGAACCTCGGCAGGGCCCGACGCGGGCATCCCGCCGTGCGTCGCCAAACGCGTCAGCAGACCGATCAGGAATCAAGAAGCACCACATTCAGCGGGCGGCCTAACGTAACCCTCATGAACCTCACCATTCACCAGTGCTTCTTGCCTCACACCGACTTTGACGCCTCCATCGCGTTCTATCGCGACGCACTTGGCTTCGAACTTCGCAACGATGTCGAGTACGGCGGCGTGCATTGGGCCACGCTGGGCCCGCCGAACCAGCCCGACGTGTCCGTCGTCTTGACCCCGCCAGCAGGTGGCGACCCCGGTGTCACACCAGAGGAGCTCTCCGTCGTACGAGAGATGATGGCCAAGGGGACATACGCCGGAATCAACCTTGCGACACCGAACGTGGACGCGGCCTTTGCCAGCCTGGAGTCGGCTCTCCCAGATGGTGCGGATGTCGTACAGGAACCGACCGACCAACCATGGGGCATTCGCGACTGCGCCCTTCGTGACCCAGACGGCAACATGATTCGAATCTTCGAAGTACGTTGATCTCCAGCACTTTTCGCTGAGCCAATCAGATTGCGAGTTCATGAGCGCTAAGACCCCCGCCAAGGCCGTGAGCATTGACGAGCATGCCGCAGACCACCACGACGTCATCCGCGTCCTGGGTGGTCGCGAGAACAACCTGCAGAACATCAGTGTTGAGATCCCCAAGCGACGTCTCTCGGTCTTCACCGGAGTCTCTGGATCCGGCAAGAGTTCGCTGGTCTTTGGCACCGTGGCCGCGGAGTCCCGCCGGCTGATCGATGAAACCTATTCGACGTTTGTGCAGGGCTTCATGCCGAACTTGCCTCGTCCCGAGGTCGACTCGATGGAAGGTCTGACGACCGCGATCATCGTCGATCAAGAGCGGCTGGGCGCCAACGTGCGCTCGACGCTGGGCACCGTGACTGACGGGTACGCCATGTTGCGTAGCTTGTTCAGCCGCTTGGGTGATCCATACATCGGTGGACCCACCGCCTTCTCCTTCAATATCCCGACGTCCAAGGCCAGCGGGGTCATGACCAATGCCAAGGGTGAGAAAAAGATCGTGAAGAACGCGATCTACCTTGGCGGCATGTGTCCAGACTGTGAGGGTCGAGGGACCGTCTCAGACCTGGATATGACTGCCATCATTGACGATTCGAAGTCACTGGTCGACGGAGCCATTCTGGTCCCTGGTTATACGGCCGACGGCTGGATGGTGGCGCCGTACAAGCAGGTCGTGCCCCCGGACGTGCCGTTGAGAGACCTCAGCGAGGAGCAGCGTCAGGATTTGCTGTACGCCGAGCCTCGGAAAATCAAAGTGGAGAAGATCAACGTCACCTTCGAGGGGCTGATCCCCAAGATCCGCAAATCGATGTTCAGCAAGGACCGGGAGTCGCTCCAGGCGCACATCAAGACCTTTGTCGAACGGGCCGCAGTGTTCCAACAGTGTCCGGGCTGCGAGGGGACTCGTCTCAACGCTTCGGCTCGTTCGGCGAAGATCAAGGGCCGCGACATCGGCGAAGTGACCGCGCTGCAGATTAGTGACCTTGCCGAGTGGCTGCGAACTATCGATGACGGATCCGTCGCGCCACTGATCGGCTCGTTGCTTCATCTTTGCGACACGATGACGGAGATCGGGCTGGGGTATCTGTCCCTCGATCGCCCCTCGGGCACGCTCAGCGGCGGAGAGGCCCAACGAACCAAGCTCGTGCGTCACCTCGGTTCAGCCCTGACGGATGTGACCTACGTCTTCGACGAACCCACGATTGGACTTCACCCGCACGACATCGAGCGGATGAACACCCTGCTGCTGGAACTGCGCGATAAGGGCAACACCGTGTTGGTGGTTGAGCACAAACCCGAGACGATCGCGATCGCTGACCACGTCGTCGATATGGGGCCCGGGGCAGGGAGCAACGGTGGGAAGGTCGTCTTCGAAGGCACTGTAGAGGAACTACGCGGAGCCAATACCACTACAGGGCAACATCTTTCGTATCGCGCATCGTTGAAGGATGAGGTTCGTAGCTCCACGGATGTGATGGAGGTTCGCGGGGCTTCGACACACAATCTCCAAAACGTCGATGTCGACATTCCGCTCGGTGTGCTCACGGTTGTTACCGGCGTTGCCGGGTCTGGGAAGAGTTCGTTAATCCACGGCGCGCTGGAGGGTCGCGAGGGCGTGGTGTCCGTAGACCAGGCTCCCATCAAGGGCTCCCGTCGCAGCAACCCTGCGACCTATACGGGTCTGCTCGACCCGATCCGTAAGGCCTTCGCTAAGGCCAACGACGTCAAGCCAGCAATGTTCAGCGCCAACTCCGAGGGTGCCTGCCCGACCTGCAACGGAACTGGCGTGATCGTGACCGAGCTGGGCTTTATGGAGTCGGTGTCCGCGCCCTGCGAAGACTGCGGTGGAAAGCGCTTCCAGGCATCGGTTCTTGATTTGCGACTCGGCGACCTCAACATTGCGGAGGTACTCGACTTGCCGGTGGCCGAAGCCTTGGAGTTTTTCTCCAATGGCCCGGCGAAGACGCCGGCCGCGGCATCGATCCTGACCCGGCTGGACGAGGTTGGGCTTGGCTACCTGCGCCTTGGTCAGCCCCTCAACACCTTGTCTGGCGGTGAGCGTCAGCGAGTCAAACTCGCGATGCACATGAAGGACAAGGGTGGAGCCTACATCCTGGACGAGCCCACGACCGGTCTGCACCTGGCCGATGTCGAGAACCTCTTGCAACTGCTCGATCGCCTTGTGGACCAAGGAAAGTCGGTGATCGTCATCGAGCACCACCAGGCGGTGATGGCACACGCTGACTGGATCATCGACCTCGGCCCAGGTGCGGGTCATGACGGGGGCCAGGTGGTGTTCGAAGGTCCACCCGCGGATCTCGTTGCCAAGAAGTCAACACTGACGGGCAAGCACCTGGCCGCGTATGTGACGACCTAAACGTGAAGCGGGTCAGTCCTCGTGAATCGGCTGTTTGGGCAGCTTCTTCACCCGGTGACGCCGCTTGGGCCGAGCAGGAATCATGCCGCGCATTTCCTCTAGTCGGCCAAAGCACAGCAGGCGGTCTTCTGCCTCGAGGATGACGTTGCGGGACGGGTTTGGCGTCACCGCCGTGCCACGGTGCAGGGTGAGAACGGTGATGTCGCGGTCGCTGAGTCCGGAGTCGCCCAAGGTTTTGCCGACCATGTCGGCTTCCCCGTGGACCGCGATCTCAGCCACGCCGTACCCGCTTGAAACGCTGAGGCGCTCATGGACATCGACCTGGGGAAATCCGACCTGGTGGGAGATGTAGTCGATGATGGCGCCCGCGACATCGAGGTCGGTGGCTGCCTCGATACCTTCAAGACCGGGGGAGGAGTTCACCTCCATGATCAGCGGTCCATCGTTGCCCTCCAGCATGTCAACACCGGCAACGCGCAGGCCCATGATCCGCGCCGCACGTACGGCAATGCGCTCGGCATCGGAATCGAGAGTGACCGGCTCGACCGAGCCGCCGCGGTGGACGTTTGACCGGAACTCGTCACCCTTGGCAACCCGCCTCATGGCTGCGACGACGCGGTCGCCCACGACGAGAGCACGGATGTCGCGGCCCTTGCTCTCTTTCACGAAGCGTTGAATGAGGACCTGCTGACGGGTGCTGTGCAAGGTCTCGACGATGGCTTCGGCGACCTTTCGCTCGGGCGCGAGAATGACGCCGATGCCCTGGGTGCCCTCCAGGAGTTTCAGGACAACGGGCGCACCGCCGACGCGCTCGATGGCCGGCAGCACATCGGCGCGGTCCCGGACGAAGGTGGTGTCGGGCATCAGGATGTTGTGGCGGGACAGAATCTGAGTGGCGCGTAGCTTGTCGCGGGAATTCGTAATCCCCCAGGAGGTATTTGGGGTGTAGACGTCCATCTGTTCGAACTGCCGGACGACCGCGGTGCCGAAGTACGTGATGGAGTTGCCGATGCGGGGCAAGATCGCGTCATAGTCCGAAAGTTGTTTCCCGCGGAACTGAAGGTCAGGCTGGTCCCCAGAGAGGTCGATCGCGAAGCGCAGGGTGTTGAGCACTTTGACCTCGTGACCACGATCCAGTGCGGCAGACCGCAGTCGACGAGTGCTGTAGGCGCGTGGGGCACGGGAGAGGAGGGCGAGCTTCATCAAATTCTTTCAGCACGAGGAAGGTGTGGGACCGGATCA
Protein-coding regions in this window:
- a CDS encoding helix-turn-helix transcriptional regulator, which gives rise to MTTPSDPRLRTLTSLRQVRDLMDRRYAEPLDVEALGRAVHLSAGHLSREFKAAYGESPYSYLMTRRVERAMALLQRGDQTVTEVCFAVGFSSLGTFSTRFSELVGMPPSEYRRTSAGPDAGIPPCVAKRVSRPIRNQEAPHSAGGLT
- a CDS encoding (2Fe-2S)-binding protein yields the protein MPTHTFKLNGEKVTVDVEDDVRLLWVLRDVLGVTGPKYGCGINVCKACTSHFNGKAFNPCSVPIDKISEDDEITTIEGLADTTPGEGLHPMQDAWIEEDVAQCGYCQPGQIMAAVALVNKVKKEGRAISEADLDTIRNVCRCGTYPRIRDAIRRGEKQMS
- a CDS encoding ATP-binding cassette domain-containing protein, translating into MSAKTPAKAVSIDEHAADHHDVIRVLGGRENNLQNISVEIPKRRLSVFTGVSGSGKSSLVFGTVAAESRRLIDETYSTFVQGFMPNLPRPEVDSMEGLTTAIIVDQERLGANVRSTLGTVTDGYAMLRSLFSRLGDPYIGGPTAFSFNIPTSKASGVMTNAKGEKKIVKNAIYLGGMCPDCEGRGTVSDLDMTAIIDDSKSLVDGAILVPGYTADGWMVAPYKQVVPPDVPLRDLSEEQRQDLLYAEPRKIKVEKINVTFEGLIPKIRKSMFSKDRESLQAHIKTFVERAAVFQQCPGCEGTRLNASARSAKIKGRDIGEVTALQISDLAEWLRTIDDGSVAPLIGSLLHLCDTMTEIGLGYLSLDRPSGTLSGGEAQRTKLVRHLGSALTDVTYVFDEPTIGLHPHDIERMNTLLLELRDKGNTVLVVEHKPETIAIADHVVDMGPGAGSNGGKVVFEGTVEELRGANTTTGQHLSYRASLKDEVRSSTDVMEVRGASTHNLQNVDVDIPLGVLTVVTGVAGSGKSSLIHGALEGREGVVSVDQAPIKGSRRSNPATYTGLLDPIRKAFAKANDVKPAMFSANSEGACPTCNGTGVIVTELGFMESVSAPCEDCGGKRFQASVLDLRLGDLNIAEVLDLPVAEALEFFSNGPAKTPAAASILTRLDEVGLGYLRLGQPLNTLSGGERQRVKLAMHMKDKGGAYILDEPTTGLHLADVENLLQLLDRLVDQGKSVIVIEHHQAVMAHADWIIDLGPGAGHDGGQVVFEGPPADLVAKKSTLTGKHLAAYVTT
- a CDS encoding RimK family alpha-L-glutamate ligase gives rise to the protein MKLALLSRAPRAYSTRRLRSAALDRGHEVKVLNTLRFAIDLSGDQPDLQFRGKQLSDYDAILPRIGNSITYFGTAVVRQFEQMDVYTPNTSWGITNSRDKLRATQILSRHNILMPDTTFVRDRADVLPAIERVGGAPVVLKLLEGTQGIGVILAPERKVAEAIVETLHSTRQQVLIQRFVKESKGRDIRALVVGDRVVAAMRRVAKGDEFRSNVHRGGSVEPVTLDSDAERIAVRAARIMGLRVAGVDMLEGNDGPLIMEVNSSPGLEGIEAATDLDVAGAIIDYISHQVGFPQVDVHERLSVSSGYGVAEIAVHGEADMVGKTLGDSGLSDRDITVLTLHRGTAVTPNPSRNVILEAEDRLLCFGRLEEMRGMIPARPKRRHRVKKLPKQPIHED
- a CDS encoding VOC family protein, coding for MNLTIHQCFLPHTDFDASIAFYRDALGFELRNDVEYGGVHWATLGPPNQPDVSVVLTPPAGGDPGVTPEELSVVREMMAKGTYAGINLATPNVDAAFASLESALPDGADVVQEPTDQPWGIRDCALRDPDGNMIRIFEVR